GTTTAATTTTTAATTGATTGAATTTCATTTGTAATGTTATTGGATCAGTTAAAACTTTTCCAAGTAATAAGTTAATGAGAAATTGTTGTTTTAACTGGTAAGACGATTTTCTTTTTTCTGCTTCCAATTTTTTTAGTTTTTCAGTCATTTTATCAATAGGTTGATATATTTTACCTGAAATTATAAGAGAAGAAAGAATGCCTATAAGTAGAATGATAAAGCTAATTATCATAACTTTTAATTTCATTCCTGTTAATCTACTCATAATATCATTGTAAGGAGTAATTTGAACAAATTTCCAATCAAAAGAGTCAGAAGACATGTATGTAACTAAACAAGATTTTCCATCTACAACTTCAATAAAATAACCTGAATCCTTTTCTGAATGGATAATCTTCTTTACATATTTTTCATTGGATACATTGGATAGGATTTCTTTATTCTTATTACTTATTATCATCGTACCAGTATGGTCAATAATATAAGTATTGCTTTGTGGATTCATGTCCAATGAATTGATTGTACGACGTATCCAATCTTCTGAGATATTCAATATAATAGCTTTTCGGTAATTTTTTTTGTTGTTACTGTAATCACAGAATAAAAAAGTAAATACATTTTCTATTTGATTGTCTGTAAATGTAATATTAGGGTTCGGTATTTTTCGGAAAATAGGTGTATCTAAATCATAATCCATATCACTATTCAAGATTCTTATTATATCTTTATCAAAAAAATCTAGTTCACTGATGAATGTGTTACCTTCAATATTAGAATAAAAGCGTTTTTTCTTTGTGTCATATAGATAAATGGAATGTATGAAAGGAGCAGTTTTACTGTAGGTATTGATTCGTTTCAGTCCTGTAGTGATTTCGTTTGAATCTAAGGAATTATAAAATAATAGTTGGGATATATCCGTATCCAAACTAACTTGTACTGCCAGAGTTTTGGCAGATTCCTTCATGAAAGTGGCGCTATAACTAACTTGGGACAAGCTGTCTTTTATAAAATTATTGATTATTGATAAAGAAATTCTTTCAAAATTGAAATATAAGATTGATGCTAAAAACAAAATAGTTGTTACAACAGATATGGTCAGGGTTAATAGAATATTTTTGTATGTCTTCTTTTTACTGAAAGTTAAAAAATTCATAGACCAATTCCTTTCGTTCAGCAATGATGGGTATATTAAATTATAGAGTATGTATAAATTATAGTCAATGAAATTGTAGAAAACAAAAGCCCTTGTATATAAAAAATATATATGTTTAAAAATCGTATATGATTTTGTATAGAATCCATATGGATGTATTTATGTGGATATTTAAACTTGGATGATTAGTTCCTATAATGAAAACTAGTAAGCAATAAATACATTTCAATAGCTAAAAACTAAAACGACATATGAAAGGAGGTAAGAAAAATGAAAACAGGATTAACATTAAAAAAAAGAAATAGAATAAAAGTATTCAAAAAAAGTTATCAGCTTACATTAATGAGTTTGCCAGCTATTATACTTTTTATCATATTTAATTATGTACCAATGTTTGGTATAATACTTGCATTTAAAAAATTGAAATTCAACTTAGGGTTTTTTAAAAGTCCTTGGGTAGGATTAGATAATTT
The window above is part of the Vallitalea guaymasensis genome. Proteins encoded here:
- a CDS encoding AraC family transcriptional regulator, which gives rise to MNFLTFSKKKTYKNILLTLTISVVTTILFLASILYFNFERISLSIINNFIKDSLSQVSYSATFMKESAKTLAVQVSLDTDISQLLFYNSLDSNEITTGLKRINTYSKTAPFIHSIYLYDTKKKRFYSNIEGNTFISELDFFDKDIIRILNSDMDYDLDTPIFRKIPNPNITFTDNQIENVFTFLFCDYSNNKKNYRKAIILNISEDWIRRTINSLDMNPQSNTYIIDHTGTMIISNKNKEILSNVSNEKYVKKIIHSEKDSGYFIEVVDGKSCLVTYMSSDSFDWKFVQITPYNDIMSRLTGMKLKVMIISFIILLIGILSSLIISGKIYQPIDKMTEKLKKLEAEKRKSSYQLKQQFLINLLLGKVLTDPITLQMKFNQLKIKLTAENQILILLFRIDEFREFCNKYNASDRDLLKYAMMNITSEICSPHYMNECVNIRKDQIAVIFNITEGNSGINEKLTKLCKEIQSSIHKYLKVSVTGTISSSTESYDEISELYQDTLEYSKYRLFSGYNSIIITDEIKNKCLGKYVYPISKEKILLDALMANKLEKVNEIYMDIINSTYDYPYTVFESTITHLAYEINQAIECINQNSGYDIPYNLNTFIVKINKMEIIEDVNKYVLDTFNEIHEVLKNNLSNRYDDLLKKISDYITDNYMDKNLCLNYIATEVNMSPIYLGRLYKKLTSKSVAEHILEVRLENAKELLKSSNMSINNIIDKIGFVNAGSFYAAFKKAFGITPGQYRQNQRIT